A window from Mycobacterium botniense encodes these proteins:
- a CDS encoding rhodanese-like domain-containing protein, which yields MSYAGDITPEQAWKLLRDNPRSVLVDVRTEAEWRFVGVPDLSSLGRDVVFIEWNTTEGTPNENFLAELLDRVPTGPAVFICRSGHRSADAAAAATAAGITPAYNVLDGFEGHLDAAGHRGGAGWRAVGLPWKQT from the coding sequence GTGAGCTATGCCGGCGATATTACCCCCGAGCAGGCCTGGAAGCTGCTCCGTGACAACCCGCGGTCGGTGCTGGTCGATGTGCGCACCGAAGCCGAATGGCGCTTCGTCGGTGTGCCCGACCTCTCCAGCCTTGGCCGTGATGTGGTCTTCATCGAGTGGAATACCACCGAGGGCACACCCAACGAGAACTTCCTCGCCGAGCTGCTCGACCGTGTTCCCACCGGTCCCGCGGTCTTCATCTGCCGCTCGGGCCACCGCTCCGCCGACGCCGCCGCGGCGGCGACCGCGGCCGGGATCACTCCGGCCTACAACGTGCTCGACGGTTTCGAGGGGCATCTCGACGCCGCTGGCCATCGCGGCGGTGCCGGGTGGCGGGCGGTCGGGCTGCCCTGGAAGCAGACGTGA
- the purT gene encoding formate-dependent phosphoribosylglycinamide formyltransferase — MSEGLTEEEHEPPGKHEACDAAETTQLASGERLRDEPDDEDAEHSRRVMLLGSGELSRELVIAFQHLGAEVIAVDGYPDAPAHRVADHSLVVDMTDTDELAEVIGRERPNFVVTATDALAVDALNAAAETGFAHVVPSPRSIRLTADVEGLRRLAADELGLPTAPFWFAGSLDELQAVAAHAGFPLLVRPVAAAAGQGQSVLRRPDDVEPAWQRAAATTTPGAPNRVLAETVVEIDFHATLLTVCSAGPAGPAIEFCTPIGRGGPANGVREFWQPQSMSTAALDAGKSIAARIVKALGGRGVFGVDVMVRGDEVYFCDVSARPFECGLVTLRTQRLSAFELAARAVFGLAVDTIMISPGAARVIYSVPDALGATPNSEGALVDALRVPESDVRVYRQHKADGPRRLGVALATAPDVRAARDRARQVSAALHQLWQP, encoded by the coding sequence GTGAGCGAGGGCCTGACCGAAGAAGAGCACGAACCCCCCGGCAAGCACGAGGCCTGTGACGCGGCGGAAACGACGCAACTGGCGTCGGGTGAGCGGCTTCGGGATGAGCCTGATGACGAGGACGCTGAGCATTCGAGGCGGGTGATGCTTCTTGGGTCCGGCGAGCTGAGTCGTGAGCTGGTGATCGCCTTTCAGCATCTTGGCGCCGAAGTGATTGCGGTCGATGGGTACCCAGATGCCCCCGCACACCGGGTAGCGGACCACTCGTTGGTGGTTGACATGACCGACACCGACGAGCTGGCGGAGGTGATCGGGCGTGAGCGACCGAATTTTGTGGTCACCGCGACCGACGCGCTCGCGGTCGACGCGCTGAACGCCGCGGCCGAAACCGGATTTGCCCACGTGGTTCCCAGCCCCCGCAGCATCCGGCTCACCGCCGACGTGGAGGGCCTGCGACGGTTGGCTGCCGACGAGCTGGGCCTGCCCACCGCGCCGTTCTGGTTCGCGGGATCGCTCGACGAACTTCAGGCGGTCGCCGCGCATGCCGGGTTCCCACTGTTGGTGCGCCCGGTGGCGGCGGCCGCCGGCCAGGGGCAGTCGGTGCTGCGCCGGCCGGACGACGTCGAGCCGGCCTGGCAGCGCGCGGCAGCCACCACCACACCGGGAGCGCCGAACCGGGTATTGGCCGAGACGGTGGTCGAAATCGACTTTCACGCCACCCTGCTCACCGTGTGCAGCGCCGGCCCGGCGGGGCCGGCGATCGAATTTTGCACACCGATTGGCCGCGGAGGGCCAGCGAACGGTGTCCGGGAATTCTGGCAGCCGCAATCGATGAGCACGGCCGCGCTGGACGCCGGCAAATCGATCGCCGCACGTATCGTCAAGGCACTCGGTGGTCGCGGCGTGTTCGGGGTGGACGTGATGGTCCGCGGCGACGAGGTCTACTTCTGTGACGTGAGCGCTCGTCCCTTCGAGTGCGGGTTGGTGACGCTGCGCACCCAACGGCTTTCGGCCTTCGAGCTGGCCGCCCGGGCTGTTTTTGGCCTGGCGGTGGATACCATCATGATCTCCCCGGGTGCTGCGCGGGTGATCTATTCCGTCCCGGACGCGCTCGGCGCGACGCCGAACAGTGAGGGCGCGCTAGTCGATGCGCTGCGTGTGCCGGAAAGCGACGTGCGGGTTTATCGGCAGCACAAGGCCGACGGGCCACGCAGATTGGGTGTGGCGCTGGCCACCGCGCCTGATGTGAGGGCCGCACGTGACCGTGCCCGACAGGTGTCGGCCGCGCTGCACCAGTTGTGGCAGCCGTGA
- a CDS encoding PaaI family thioesterase: MTDQPESVDPDYEHHGGFPRYEPADPGPGFARFVTAMRRVQDLAVSTDPDSDTWEQAAEWAEALVKLLDPYQVPEGVAPAGRVVSLPGMGSLLMPPWTMTKFGPDGVEMRGQFSRFYVGGNMAVHGGVIPLVFDWLCGMVVHAANRPISRTAYLKVDYRKVTPINTPLIARGRVDSTEGRKAFISGELVDDADTVLAEVHALMVRLLPGQP, translated from the coding sequence ATGACGGATCAGCCCGAGTCGGTGGACCCCGATTACGAACATCACGGCGGTTTCCCGCGCTACGAGCCCGCAGATCCCGGCCCGGGTTTCGCCCGGTTCGTCACCGCGATGCGCCGTGTGCAGGATCTCGCGGTGTCCACCGACCCCGATAGCGACACCTGGGAGCAGGCAGCCGAGTGGGCCGAAGCACTGGTCAAGCTGCTGGATCCGTACCAGGTGCCGGAGGGTGTCGCGCCGGCGGGCCGGGTTGTCTCGCTGCCCGGTATGGGCAGCCTGCTGATGCCGCCGTGGACGATGACGAAATTCGGTCCCGACGGTGTGGAAATGCGCGGCCAGTTCAGCCGCTTTTATGTGGGCGGCAATATGGCGGTGCACGGCGGGGTGATCCCGCTGGTGTTCGACTGGCTGTGCGGCATGGTGGTGCACGCGGCGAACCGCCCGATCAGCCGGACCGCTTACCTGAAGGTCGACTACCGCAAGGTCACCCCGATCAACACCCCGCTGATTGCGCGCGGCCGCGTCGACTCCACCGAGGGGCGCAAGGCGTTCATCTCCGGGGAGCTCGTCGACGACGCCGACACCGTGCTGGCCGAGGTGCACGCGCTGATGGTGCGGCTGCTGCCCGGCCAGCCCTGA
- a CDS encoding adenylosuccinate synthase, with translation MPAIVLIGAQWGDEGKGKATDLLGGRVQWVVRYQGGNNAGHTVVLPTGENFALHLIPSGVLTPGVTNVIGNGVVVDPGVLLDELQGLEQRGVDTSRVLISADAHLLLPYHVAIDKVTERYLGTKKIGTTGRGIGPCYQDKIARIGVRVADVFDPPLLTQKIEAALEFKNQVLVKIYNRKALEPAQVVESLLAQADGFKHRIADTRLLLNTALERGETVLLEGSQGTLLDVDHGTYPYVTSSNPTAGGAAVGSGIGPTRISTVLGILKAYTTRVGSGPFPTELFGDTGEYLVKTGGEYGVTTGRRRRCGWFDAVVARYATRVNGITDYFVTKLDVLSSLQTVPVCVGYTIDGKRTREMPMTQSDLARAQPIYEEMPGWWEDISAARQFDDLPAKARDYVLRLEELAGAQVSCIGVGPGRDQTIVRRDVLAARP, from the coding sequence ATGCCGGCAATCGTCCTGATCGGCGCCCAGTGGGGCGACGAGGGCAAAGGCAAGGCCACCGACCTGCTCGGTGGGCGTGTGCAGTGGGTGGTGCGCTACCAGGGCGGCAACAACGCCGGGCACACTGTCGTCTTACCCACCGGGGAGAACTTCGCGCTGCATCTCATCCCGTCGGGTGTGCTGACCCCCGGCGTCACCAATGTCATCGGCAACGGCGTGGTGGTCGACCCCGGTGTGCTGCTCGACGAGTTGCAGGGCCTGGAACAGCGCGGTGTGGACACCTCCCGGGTGCTGATTTCCGCCGACGCGCATCTGCTGCTGCCGTATCACGTCGCGATCGACAAAGTCACCGAGCGCTATTTGGGCACCAAGAAGATCGGCACCACCGGCCGCGGCATCGGGCCCTGCTACCAGGACAAGATCGCCCGCATCGGGGTCCGGGTCGCCGACGTGTTCGACCCGCCCCTGCTCACCCAAAAGATCGAGGCCGCACTGGAATTCAAAAACCAGGTGCTGGTCAAGATCTACAACCGCAAGGCGCTGGAGCCGGCGCAGGTCGTTGAGTCGCTGCTGGCGCAAGCCGACGGTTTCAAGCACCGCATCGCCGACACCCGGTTGCTGCTCAACACGGCGCTGGAGCGCGGCGAAACCGTGTTGCTGGAAGGCTCACAGGGCACCCTGCTCGACGTCGACCACGGCACCTACCCGTATGTGACGTCGTCGAACCCGACGGCGGGCGGCGCGGCGGTCGGCTCCGGGATTGGCCCCACCCGGATCAGCACCGTGCTGGGAATCCTCAAGGCCTATACCACCCGGGTCGGTTCCGGGCCGTTTCCCACCGAGCTTTTCGGTGACACCGGTGAATACCTGGTCAAGACCGGCGGCGAGTACGGAGTGACCACCGGCCGGCGGCGCCGGTGCGGCTGGTTCGACGCGGTCGTCGCGCGCTACGCCACCCGGGTCAACGGCATCACCGACTACTTTGTGACCAAGCTCGACGTACTCTCCAGCCTGCAAACCGTGCCGGTGTGCGTGGGCTACACCATCGACGGCAAACGCACCCGGGAGATGCCGATGACACAAAGCGACCTCGCCCGCGCTCAGCCGATCTACGAGGAGATGCCGGGCTGGTGGGAGGACATCTCGGCGGCGCGGCAGTTCGACGACCTGCCGGCCAAAGCGCGTGACTATGTGTTGCGGCTCGAAGAGCTTGCCGGGGCACAGGTTTCCTGCATCGGGGTGGGTCCGGGCCGGGATCAGACCATTGTGCGCCGCGATGTCCTGGCGGCCCGGCCATGA
- a CDS encoding peptidase M50 — MTLPASGLPLSVVQPVTHTIPVAHGAETKTAVLVFGERGVPRPLTGLPVRHIAAAPDVDTVIGVHRRLVVVGADTELALVLSRLLRAERLDIEVGYAPPRRTAATRVYRLPAGRRAARRARRGTARRVPLIRDETGAVIVGGALWRGANGPLHGEAVVDDAVLFDGEVAGVCVEPMAVPPGVRAAVLTRRGRPRRWLSGRAAQLGSTGVLVTRDGVGAPRPLTRSTFYRHTEGWLLVR, encoded by the coding sequence ATGACTCTTCCCGCCTCGGGTCTTCCGCTTAGTGTGGTCCAGCCGGTGACCCACACTATCCCAGTGGCGCACGGGGCCGAGACCAAGACGGCGGTGCTGGTGTTCGGGGAGCGGGGTGTACCCCGCCCGCTGACCGGCCTACCCGTCCGGCACATCGCCGCTGCCCCCGACGTCGACACCGTGATCGGCGTCCACCGGCGGCTGGTGGTGGTCGGCGCCGACACTGAGCTGGCGCTCGTGCTGAGCCGACTGTTGCGCGCCGAGCGGCTCGATATCGAAGTCGGTTACGCACCGCCGCGGCGCACCGCGGCTACCCGGGTCTACCGGCTGCCGGCGGGGCGCCGCGCGGCGCGGCGGGCACGGCGCGGTACCGCCCGGCGGGTGCCGCTGATCCGTGACGAGACCGGTGCAGTGATCGTCGGGGGCGCGCTTTGGCGGGGCGCAAACGGGCCGCTGCACGGCGAGGCGGTGGTCGACGACGCGGTGCTCTTCGACGGTGAGGTCGCCGGGGTGTGCGTGGAGCCGATGGCGGTACCGCCCGGTGTGCGCGCGGCGGTGCTGACGCGGCGAGGACGTCCCCGTCGCTGGTTGAGCGGGCGAGCAGCACAGCTGGGCAGCACCGGAGTGCTGGTCACCCGCGACGGCGTCGGCGCCCCGAGGCCGCTGACGCGCTCGACGTTTTATCGGCACACCGAGGGCTGGCTGCTGGTCCGCTGA
- a CDS encoding site-2 protease family protein, translating into MSIRGTHESVRPSPIFLAIVGLTAFGGALAWWAGASIRPLAYTGVFIFVIAGWLVSLCLHEFGHAVAAWRFGDRDVAVRGYLTLDPRRYSHPMLSLGLPMLFIALGGIGLPGAAVYVQTSFMTTIRRTLVALAGPAANVLLAALLLISTRVWFDPVHPVLWAGVAFLGFLQVTAVVLNLLPIPGLDGYGALEPHLSLETQRALEPAKQYGLLFLLVILLAPALNRWFFGVVFWFFDLSGIPGGLVAWGAHLTRFWSAWF; encoded by the coding sequence ATGAGCATTAGGGGCACACACGAATCCGTGCGGCCCAGCCCGATCTTTTTGGCGATCGTCGGGTTGACGGCGTTCGGCGGCGCGCTGGCCTGGTGGGCCGGGGCCAGCATCCGGCCGCTGGCGTATACCGGGGTGTTCATCTTCGTGATCGCGGGCTGGCTGGTGTCGCTGTGCCTGCACGAGTTCGGGCACGCGGTCGCCGCGTGGCGATTCGGCGACCGCGACGTCGCGGTGCGCGGCTATCTGACCCTGGATCCCCGGCGCTACAGCCATCCGATGCTGTCACTGGGCCTGCCGATGTTGTTCATCGCGCTGGGCGGCATCGGCCTGCCCGGCGCCGCGGTATATGTACAGACATCGTTCATGACCACAATCCGACGCACCCTCGTGGCGCTGGCGGGGCCGGCCGCCAACGTCCTGCTAGCGGCGCTGCTGCTGATCTCGACTCGGGTGTGGTTCGACCCGGTGCATCCGGTGTTGTGGGCGGGGGTGGCGTTCCTGGGGTTCCTTCAGGTCACCGCGGTGGTGCTGAATTTGCTGCCGATCCCGGGTTTAGACGGATACGGCGCGCTGGAGCCGCATTTGAGTCTGGAGACTCAGCGCGCGCTGGAACCGGCCAAGCAGTACGGCCTGCTGTTTCTCCTGGTCATACTCCTTGCCCCGGCGCTTAATCGCTGGTTCTTCGGCGTGGTGTTCTGGTTCTTCGACCTGTCCGGGATACCCGGGGGGCTTGTGGCCTGGGGCGCCCACCTGACCCGGTTCTGGAGCGCGTGGTTTTGA
- a CDS encoding DUF3151 domain-containing protein, whose protein sequence is MTPTGDLLQPDPILLPGDTEAEAKLRARQDPAVVAAAHPAASVAWAALAEEALAEDKTITAYAYARTGYHRGLDQLRRNGWKGFGPVPYSHAPNRGFLRCVAALARAAEAIGETDEHVRCLELLDDCDPDARAELGL, encoded by the coding sequence ATGACACCGACGGGTGATCTGCTGCAGCCGGATCCGATTCTGCTGCCTGGTGATACCGAGGCCGAGGCCAAGCTGCGTGCTCGCCAGGATCCGGCCGTCGTGGCCGCCGCGCATCCCGCGGCCTCGGTGGCCTGGGCGGCCCTGGCCGAAGAGGCGCTGGCCGAGGACAAGACCATCACCGCGTACGCCTATGCCCGCACCGGATACCACCGTGGTCTGGATCAGCTCCGCCGCAACGGGTGGAAAGGCTTCGGGCCGGTGCCGTACTCGCACGCACCTAACCGTGGCTTCCTGCGCTGTGTGGCCGCGCTGGCGCGTGCTGCCGAAGCTATCGGTGAGACCGACGAGCATGTGCGCTGCCTGGAGCTGCTCGATGACTGTGACCCGGATGCGCGAGCAGAGCTTGGCCTCTGA
- a CDS encoding Rv0361 family membrane protein, giving the protein MANPSEPDRDEAPNQSAPDPDATANDSAHSDADPVEQQMAGADETTDETADDDVTEHHEAASADTEPATEVIAKPDADTHSHTAQPQRKPTERRFTAPGFDAKETTVIKTPAEPATEVLHTRVPHFRPKPAMPQLIPPRLGKKLRPSTQRNWGWVLALILVILALAAIAVLGTVLLTRSKAPKASPEEQVRTTIQNFDIAVQKGDLAALRSITCGAMRDTYVGYDEHEWSDTYRRVAEAKQYPVVASIDQVVVNKDHAEANVTAFMAYDPQIRSTRSFDLQFRDDQWKICQSTAGN; this is encoded by the coding sequence ATGGCCAACCCTTCAGAGCCCGACCGCGACGAAGCGCCCAACCAGTCCGCACCTGATCCGGACGCCACCGCGAACGACTCCGCCCACTCCGATGCTGACCCGGTCGAGCAGCAGATGGCGGGTGCGGACGAAACAACGGACGAAACAGCGGATGACGACGTCACCGAGCACCATGAGGCGGCTTCTGCTGACACCGAGCCCGCTACCGAGGTGATCGCCAAACCGGATGCGGACACTCATTCCCACACCGCGCAGCCGCAGCGCAAGCCGACGGAGCGGCGCTTCACCGCCCCCGGTTTCGACGCCAAGGAGACCACGGTCATCAAGACCCCCGCCGAACCCGCCACCGAAGTCTTGCACACGCGGGTGCCCCACTTTCGTCCCAAACCAGCAATGCCGCAATTGATTCCCCCACGCCTGGGGAAGAAGCTGCGTCCGTCGACTCAACGCAACTGGGGCTGGGTGCTGGCGTTGATCTTGGTCATCCTGGCGTTGGCCGCGATCGCGGTGCTCGGCACCGTGCTGCTCACTCGCAGCAAGGCGCCCAAAGCCTCGCCGGAAGAGCAGGTGCGCACCACGATCCAGAACTTCGATATCGCGGTGCAGAAGGGCGACCTCGCGGCGCTGCGCAGCATTACCTGCGGCGCCATGCGGGACACCTATGTCGGTTACGACGAACATGAGTGGTCGGATACGTACCGCCGCGTAGCGGAGGCCAAACAGTATCCGGTGGTCGCGAGCATCGACCAAGTCGTCGTCAACAAAGACCACGCCGAAGCCAATGTCACCGCCTTCATGGCCTACGATCCGCAGATCCGCTCCACCCGCAGTTTCGATCTCCAGTTCCGCGACGACCAGTGGAAGATCTGCCAGTCCACCGCCGGTAACTAG